In Salvelinus namaycush isolate Seneca chromosome 17, SaNama_1.0, whole genome shotgun sequence, one genomic interval encodes:
- the LOC120061902 gene encoding protocadherin beta-16-like produces MSDRTMTRQILLFISVLSLSSVHGQVSYSIPEEMAKGSLVGNIAQDLGLDIKRLKSGKARIYTGDSAEYIELNKERGVLLIKERIDREALCGQTTPCALHFQIILENPMEFYSITVEDQNDNAPQVLYPVQTSSSLVAEMVPRSADVGYLVTKVVAVDVDSGQNAWLSYKLQKATDRALFEVGLQNGEIRTIRQVTDKDAVKQRLTVVVEDNGQPSRSATVNVNVAVADSFPEVLSEFTDFTHDKEYNDNLTFYLVLALAVVSFLFITCLVVIMSVKIYRWRQSRVLYHSNLPVIPYYPPRYADTLGTGTLQHVYNYEVCRTTDSRKSDCKFVRPCSQNVLIMDPSSTGTMQRMQSEQNILDEPDSPLEILTSPNIL; encoded by the exons ATGTCGGACAGAACAATGACACGGCAAATACTGTTGTTTATCTCGGTTCTCTCTCTCAGTTCAGTGCACGGGCAGGTCAGTTACTCCATTCCCGAGGAAATGGCGAAAGGCTCTTTAGTCGGTAACATAGCGCAGGATTTGGGTTTAGATATCAAAAGACTGAAATCAGGTAAAGCTCGTATTTACACTGGAGACAGCGCAGAGTACATCGAGCTGAACAAAGAACGGGGAGTTCTCCTCATCAAAGAGAGAATAGACCGTGAAGCTCTCTGCGGACAGACGACGCCTTGCGCACTACATTTTCAGATTATTCTAGAGAACCCGATGGAATTTTATTCCATTACTGTTGAG GACCAGAATGACAACGCGCCTCAGGTTCTGTACCCAGTCCAGACTAGCAGCTCTCTGGTGGCTGAAATGGTGCCTCGTTCAGCAGATGTGGGCTATCTTGTAACTAAAGTGGTGGCTGTTGATGTGGACTCTGGACAGAATGCCTGGCTCTCGTATAAACTGCAGAAAGCGACAGACAGGGCGCTGTTTGAAGTGGGCTTACAGAATGGAGAAATAAGAACTATTCGCCAAGTCACTGATAAAGATGCTGTGAAACAAAGGCTCACTGTTGTAGTGGAGGACAACGGGCAGCCCTCTCGTTCAGCTACAGTCAATGTTAACGTGGCGGTGGCGGACAGCTTCCCTGAAGTGCTCTCGGAGTTCACTGACTTTACGCACGACAAGGAGTACAATGATAACCTGACTTTTTACTTAGTCTTGGCTTTGGCTGTAGTCTCATTTCTGTTCATCACATGTTTAGTGGTTATTATGTCAGTGAAAATATACAGATGGAGACAGTCTCGCGTCCTCTATCATTCCAATCTCCCTGTTATTCCGTATTATCCACCGCGCTACGCAGACACTTTGGGGACAGGAACTCTACAGCACGTGTACAATTACGAGGTGTGCAGGACGACTGACTCCAGAAAGAGTGACTGTAAGTTCGTCAGACCCTGTAGTCAGAACGTACTGATAATGGACCCCAGTTCTACAGGGACGATGCAGCGGATGCAGAGTGAACAGAACATCCTGGATGAACCAGACTCCCCACTAGAG ATTCTAACCAGCCCAAATATCTTGTAA
- the LOC120061903 gene encoding protocadherin beta-16-like → MTRQVLLFVSVLSLSSVHGQVSYSIPEEMAKGSLVGNIAQDLGLDIKRLKSGKARIYTGDSAEYIELNKERGVLLIKERIDREALCGQTTPCALHFQIILENPMEFYTVTIMIQDQNDNAPQVLYPVQTSSSLVAEMVPRSADVDYLVTKVVAVDVDSGQNAWLSYKLQKATDRALFEVGLQNGEIRTIRQVNDKDAVKQRLTVVVGDNGQPSRSATVNVNVAVADSFPEVLSEFTDFTYDKEYNDNLTFYLVLALAVVSFLFITCLVVIMSVKIYRWRQSRVLYHSNLPVIPYYPPRYADTLGTGTLQHVYNYEVCRTTDSRKSDCKFVRPCSQNVLIMDPSSTGTMQRMQSEQNILDEPDSPVEVCYN, encoded by the exons ATGACACGGCAAGTACTGTTGTTTGTCTCGGTCCTCTCTCTCAGTTCAGTGCACGGGCAGGTCAGTTACTCCATTCCCGAGGAAATGGCGAAAGGCTCTTTAGTCGGTAACATAGCGCAGGATTTGGGTTTAGATATCAAAAGACTGAAATCAGGTAAAGCTCGTATTTATACTGGAGACAGCGCAGAATACATCGAGCTGAACAAAGAAAGGGGAGTTCTCCTTATCAAAGAGAGAATAGACCGTGAAGCACTCTGCGGACAGACGACACCTTGCGCTTTACATTTTCAGATTATTCTAGAGAACCCGATGGAATTTTATACTGTTAC AATAATGATCCAGGACCAGAACGACAACGCGCCTCAGGTTCTGTACCCAGTCCAGACTAGCAGCTCTCTGGTGGCTGAAATGGTGCCTCGTTCAGCAGATGTGGACTATCTTGTCACTAAAGTGGTGGCTGTTGATGTGGACTCTGGACAGAATGCCTGGCTCTCGTATAAACTGCAGAAAGCGACAGACAGGGCGCTGTTTGAAGTGGGCTTACAGAATGGAGAAATAAGAACTATACGTCAAGTCAATGATAAAGATGCTGTGAAACAAAGGCTCACTGTTGTAGTGGGGGACAACGGGCAGCCCTCTCGTTCAGCTACAGTCAATGTTAACGTAGCGGTGGCGGACAGCTTCCCTGAAGTGCTCTCGGAGTTCACTGACTTTACGTATGACAAGGAGTACAATGACAACCTGACTTTTTACTTAGTCTTGGCTTTGGCTGTAGTCTCATTTCTGTTCATCACATGTTTAGTGGTTATTATGTCAGTGAAAATATACAGATGGAGACAGTCTCGCGTCCTCTATCATTCCAATCTCCCGGTTATTCCGTATTATCCACCGCGTTACGCAGACACTTTGGGGACAGGAACTCTACAGCACGTGTACAATTACGAGGTGTGCAGGACGACTGACTCCAGAAAGAGTGACTGTAAGTTCGTCAGACCCTGTAGTCAGAACGTACTGATAATGGACCCCAGTTCTACAGGGACGATGCAGCGGATGCAGAGTGAACAGAACATCCTGGATGAACCAGACTCCCCAGTAGAGGTCTGTTATAATTGA
- the LOC120061904 gene encoding protocadherin beta-16-like has translation MSDRTMTRQVLLFISALSLSSVHGQVSYSIPEEMAKGSLVGNIAQDLGLDIKRLKSGKARIYTGDSAEYIELNKERGVLLIKERIDREALCGQTTPCAVHLQITLEDPIEFYSVTVEIHDINDNAPSFKKNEMKFRISESAMVGAKFVLERAMDLDVGVNGLQSYLLKPTDNFLLKLQNQPDGSKKVEMVLQKPLDREKQEHLFLTLTAMDGGDPPLSGTMQIEITVLDANDNAPVFTQEMYKATITENAPKGTVLSTVSASDADDGFNGRISYSITNTLDDVPEIFEINEDSGIVVLSGHIDYEKARHYEIHVQASDDGGLTDSCKINVEVVDTNDNKPSINIMSKTTAISENAEPGTVVTIINVQDPDSGDNGRVQCSINENIPFAMKLTSNTFFTIVTDSDLDRERAPEYNISVTCSDEGVPSLSSSVTLTLQISDVNDNAPLFERSSYEAYIIENNTPGLSIFTVKARDADWNQNARVSYILEESSVNGVPVSSYVSVSADSGVVHSVRSFDYEQIRDFQFRVKAQDGGSPPLSSNVTVKIMIQDQNDNAPQVLYPVQTSSSLVAEMVPRSADVGYLVTKVVAVDVDSGQNAWLSYKLQKATDRALFEVGLQNGEIRTIRQVNDKDAVKQRLTVVVGDNGQPSRSATVNVNVAVADSFPEVISEFTDFTHDKDYNDNLTFYLVLALAVVSFLFITCLVVIISVKIYRWRQSRTLYHSNLPVIPYYPPRYADTLGTGTLQHVYNYEVCRTTDSRKSDCKFVRPCSQNVLIKDPSSTGTMQRMQSEKNILDEPDSPLEVCYL, from the coding sequence ATGTCTGACAGAACAATGACACGGCAAGTACTGTTGTTTATCTcggctctctctctcagttcagtGCACGGGCAGGTCAGTTACTCCATTCCCGAGGAAATGGCGAAAGGCTCTTTAGTTGGTAACATAGCGCAGGATTTGGGTTTAGATATCAAAAGACTGAAATCAGGTAAAGCTCGTATTTACACTGGAGACAGCGCAGAGTACATCGAGCTGAATAAAGAAAGGGGAGTTCTCCTCATCAAAGAGAGAATAGACCGTGAAGCACTCTGCGGACAGACGACGCCTTGCGCTGTTCATCTACAGATTACTCTGGAAGACCCGATTGAATTCTACAGTGTTACAGTCGAAATCCATGATATAAATGATAATGCACCAAGCTTTAAGAAGAATGAGATGAAATTTAGAATTAGTGAATCGGCAATGGTCGGAGCAAAATTTGTGTTGGAAAGGGCGATGGATCTTGATGTTGGTGTAAATGGCCTACAAAGTTATTTGTTGAAACCAACCGATAATTTTCTTCTGAAGTTGCAAAATCAACCAGACGGAAGCAAAAAGGTGGAGATGGTGCTACAGAAACCTCTAGATAGAGAAAAACAAGAGCATCTTTTTTTAACTCTGACAGCTATGGATGGCGGCGACCCGCCGCTGTCCGGGACAATGCAGATAGAAATAACCGTGCTAGACGCCAACGACAACGCGCCTGTTTTTACGCAAGAAATGTACAAGGCAACCATTACCGAGAATGCTCCAAAAGGCACCGTTTTGAGTACCGTTAGCGCCAGTGATGCCGATGACGGTTTTAATGGTAGAATATCATATTCAATTACCAATACTCTAGATGATGTTCCAGAAATATTTGAAATAAACGAAGACAGTGGTATTGTGGTTTTATCAGGACACATAGACTATGAAAAAGCTCGACATTATGAAATACATGTACAAGCTAGTGATGACGGAGGTCTGACTGATTCTTGTAAAATAAATGTTGAAGTAGTTGATACAAATGACAATAAACCATCTATTAACATTATGTCGAAAACAACTGCAATATCTGAAAATGCTGAACCTGGAACAGTGGTAACCATAATTAATGTACAAGACCCAGACTCTGGTGATAATGGCAGAGTGCAGTGCTCCATAAATGAAAACATTCCTTTTGCGATGAAATTAACATCGAATACTTTCTTTACTATAGTAACAGACAGTGACTTGGACCGAGAGAGAGCCCCTGAATATAACATCAGTGTGACGTGCTCTGATGAGGGAGTGCCCTCGCTCTCCAGCAGCGTCACTCTCACCTTACAGATATCAGATGTGAATGACAACGCGCCTCTCTTTGAGAGGAGCTCATATGAGGCCTACATTATAGAAAACAACACACCGGGCCTCTCTATATTCACAGTGAAAGCCAGAGACGCTGACTGGAACCAGAATGCCCGTGTTTCTTACATACTGGAGGAGTCCTCGGTTAACGGAGTGCCCGTCTCATCATATGTGTCCGTTAGTGCTGATAGTGGAGTCGTCCATTCAGTGCGCTCTTTTGACTACGAGCAGATCAGGGATTTCCAGTTCCGTGTAAAAGCGCAAGATGgaggctctcctcctctcagtagCAATGTGACTGTGAAAATAATGATCCAGGACCAGAATGACAACGCGCCTCAGGTTCTGTACCCAGTCCAGACTAGCAGCTCTCTGGTGGCTGAAATGGTGCCTCGTTCAGCAGATGTGGGCTATCTTGTCACTAAAGTGGTGGCTGTTGATGTGGACTCTGGACAGAATGCCTGGCTCTCGTATAAACTGCAGAAAGCGACAGACAGGGCGCTGTTTGAAGTGGGCTTACAGAATGGAGAAATAAGAACTATACGTCAAGTCAATGATAAAGATGCTGTGAAACAAAGGCTCACTGTTGTAGTGGGGGACAACGGACAGCCCTCTCGATCAGCTACAGTCAATGTTAACGTGGCGGTGGCGGACAGCTTCCCTGAAGTGATCTCGGAGTTCACTGACTTTACGCACGACAAGGACTACAATGACAACCTGACTTTTTACTTAGTCTTGGCTTTGGCTGTAGTTTCATTTCTGTTCATCACATGTTTAGTGGTTATTATATCAGTGAAAATATACAGATGGAGACAGTCTCGCACCCTCTATCATTCCAATCTCCCGGTTATTCCGTATTATCCACCGCGTTACGCAGACACTTTGGGGACAGGAACTCTACAGCACGTGTACAATTACGAGGTGTGCAGGACGACTGACTCCAGAAAGAGTGACTGTAAGTTCGTCAGACCCTGTAGTCAGAACGTACTGATAAAGGACCCCAGTTCTACAGGGACGATGCAGCGGATGCAGAGCGAAAAGAACATCCTGGATGAACCAGACTCCccactagaggtctgttacctTTAA
- the LOC120061905 gene encoding protocadherin beta-16-like, whose product MSDRTMTRQVLLFISVLSLSSVHGQVSYSIPEEMAKGSLVGNIAQDLGLDIKRLKSGKARIYTGDSAEYIDLNKERGVLLIKERIDREALCGQTTPCALHFQIILENPMEFYTATIMIQDQNDNAPQVLYPVQTSSSLVAEMVPRSADVDYLVTKVVAVDVDSGQNAWLSYKLQKATDRALFEVGLQNGEIRTIRQVNDKDAVKQRLTVVVEDNGQPSRSATVNVNVAVADSFPEVLSEFTDFTHDKEYNDNLTFYLVLALAVVSFLFITCLVVIISVKIYRWRQSRVLYHSNLPVIPYYPPRYADTLGTGTLQHVYNYEVCRTTDSRKSDCKFVRPCSQNVLIMDPSSTGTMQRMQSENNILDEPDSPAETIM is encoded by the exons ATGTCGGACAGAACAATGACACGGCAAGTACTGTTGTTTATCTCGGTCCTCTCTCTCAGTTCAGTGCACGGGCAGGTCAGTTACTCCATTCCCGAGGAAATGGCGAAAGGCTCTTTAGTCGGTAACATAGCGCAGGATTTAGGTTTAGATATCAAAAGACTGAAATCAGGTAAAGCTCGTATTTATACTGGAGACAGCGCAGAATACATCGATCTGAATAAAGAAAGGGGAGTTCTCCTCATCAAAGAGAGAATAGACCGTGAAGCACTCTGCGGACAGACAACGCCTTGCGCTTTACATTTTCAGATTATTCTGGAGAACCCGATGGAATTTTATACAGCTAC AATAATGATCCAGGACCAGAATGACAACGCGCCTCAGGTTCTGTACCCAGTCCAGACTAGCAGCTCTCTGGTGGCTGAAATGGTGCCTCGTTCAGCAGATGTGGACTATCTTGTCACTAAAGTGGTGGCTGTTGATGTGGACTCTGGACAGAATGCCTGGCTCTCGTATAAACTGCAGAAAGCGACAGACAGGGCGCTGTTTGAAGTGGGCTTACAGAATGGAGAAATAAGAACTATACGTCAAGTCAATGATAAAGATGCTGTGAAACAAAGGCTCACTGTTGTAGTGGAGGACAACGGGCAGCCCTCTCGTTCAGCTACAGTCAATGTTAACGTAGCGGTGGCGGACAGCTTCCCTGAAGTGCTCTCGGAGTTCACTGACTTTACGCACGACAAGGAGTACAATGACAACCTGACTTTTTACTTAGTCTTGGCTTTGGCTGTAGTCTCATTTCTGTTCATCACATGTTTAGTTGTTATTATATCAGTGAAAATATACAGATGGAGACAGTCTCGCGTCCTTTATCATTCCAATCTCCCGGTTATTCCGTATTATCCACCGCGCTACGCAGACACTTTGGGGACAGGAACTCTACAGCACGTGTACAATTACGAGGTGTGCAGGACGACTGACTCCAGAAAGAGTGACTGTAAGTTCGTCAGACCCTGTAGTCAGAACGTTCTGATAATGGACCCCAGTTCTACAGGGACGATGCAGCGGATGCAGAGTGAAAATAACATCCTGGATGAACCAGACTCCCCAGCAGAG ACCATCATGTGA
- the LOC120061906 gene encoding protocadherin beta-5-like: protein MSVLSLSSVHGQVSYSIPEEMAKGSLVGNIAQDLGLDIKRLKSGNARIHVGNSAEYIELNKERGVLLVKERIDREALCRQTTPCALHFQIIMENPIEFYPVKIMIQDQNDNAPQVLYPVQTSSSLVAEMVPRSADVGYLVTKVVAVDVDSGQNAWLSYKLQKATDRALFEVGLQNGEIRTIRQVNDKDAVKQRLTVVVEDNGQPSRSATVNVNVAVADSFPEVLSEFTDFTHDKEYNDNLTFYLVLALAVVSFLFITCLVVIISVKIYRWRQSRVFYHSNLPVIPYYPPRYADTLGTGTLQHVYNYEVCRTTDSRKSDCKFVRPCSQNVLIMDPSSTGTMQRMQSENNILDEPDSTLEVCDILFLILYS, encoded by the exons ATGTCGGTCCTCTCCCTCAGTTCAGTACACGGGCAGGTCAGTTACTCCATTCCCGAGGAAATGGCGAAAGGCTCTTTAGTCGGTAACATAGCGCAGGATTTGGGGTTAGATATCAAAAGACTGAAATCTGGCAATGCTCGCATACACGTTGGGAACAGTGCGGAATATATCGAGCTGAATAAAGAACGGGGAGTCCTCCTTGTCAAAGAGAGAATAGACCGTGAGGCGTTGTGCAGACAGACGACGCCTTGCGCATTGCATTTTCAGATAATTATGGAGAACCCAATAGAATTTTATC CTGTGAAAATAATGATCCAGGACCAGAATGACAACGCGCCTCAGGTTCTGTACCCAGTCCAGACTAGCAGCTCTCTGGTGGCTGAAATGGTGCCTCGTTCAGCAGATGTGGGCTATCTTGTCACTAAAGTGGTGGCTGTTGATGTGGACTCTGGACAGAATGCCTGGCTCTCGTATAAACTGCAGAAAGCGACAGACAGAGCGCTGTTTGAAGTGGGTTTACAGAATGGAGAAATAAGAACTATACGTCAAGTCAATGATAAAGATGCTGTGAAACAAAGGCTCACTGTTGTAGTGGAGGACAACGGGCAGCCCTCTCGTTCAGCTACAGTCAATGTTAACGTGGCGGTGGCGGACAGCTTCCCTGAAGTGCTCTCGGAGTTCACTGACTTTACGCACGACAAGGAGTACAATGACAACCTGACTTTTTACTTAGTCTTGGCTTTGGCTGTAGTCTCATTTCTGTTCATCACATGTTTAGTGGTTATTATATCAGTGAAAATATACAGATGGAGACAGTCTCGCGTCTTCTATCATTCCAATCTCCCTGTTATTCCGTATTATCCACCGCGTTACGCAGACACTTTGGGGACAGGAACTCTACAGCACGTGTACAATTACGAGGTGTGCAGGACGACTGACTCCAGAAAGAGTGACTGTAAGTTCGTCAGACCCTGTAGTCAGAACGTTCTGATAATGGACCCCAGTTCTACAGGGACGATGCAGCGGATGCAGAGTGAAAATAACATcctggatgaaccagactcgaCATTAGAGGTCTGTGATATTTTATTCTTAATTTTGTACTCCTAA
- the LOC120061907 gene encoding protocadherin gamma-A3-like yields MASERFLQPICVKWRLGGLRWQVFIFLLSFCHIVSGQIRYSIPEEMKKGSLIGNVAQDLGLDLKRLRAGRARIVTGESIQYTELQTDKGILVVSERIDREELCGDVTPCSFSFEIILEHPMELHPVTIFIQDQNDNAPQVLYPVQTSSSLVAEMVPRSADVGYLVTKVVAVDVDSGQNAWLSYKLQKATNRALFEVGLQNGEIRTIRQVTDKDAVKQRLTVVVEDNGQPSRSATVNVNVAVADSFPEVISEFTDFTHDKEYNDNLTFYLVLALAVVSFLFITCLVVIISVKIYRWRQSRVLYHSNLPVIPYYPPRYADTLGTGTLQHVYNYEVCRTTDSRKSDCKFVRPCSQNVLDPSSTGTMQRMQSEQNILDEPDSTLEIELRGTLLVSVLQF; encoded by the exons ATGGCTTCTGAACGATTCCTTCAACCTATATGCGTAAAATGGCGTTTAGGTGGACTGCGGTGGCAAGTATTTATTTTTCTCCTGTCATTCTGTCATATTGTCAGTGGCCAAATACGGTATTCCATTCCGGAGGAGATGAAGAAAGGTTCTCTTATCGGTAACGTAGCTCAAGACCTGGGGTTAGATCTGAAAAGGCTCCGAGCGGGTCGGGCCCGTATCGTGACAGGAGAAAGCATTCAGTACACAGAGCTACAGACAGACAAAGGGATTCTAGTCGTGAGTGAGAGAATAGACCGAGAGGAGCTTTGTGGCGACGTCACACCGTGTAGCTTCAGCTTCGAAATCATTCTAGAACATCCAATGGAGCTACACC CTGTCACCATCTTCATCCAAGATCAGAACGACAACGCGCCTCAGGTTCTGTACCCAGTCCAGACTAGCAGCTCTCTGGTGGCTGAAATGGTGCCTCGTTCAGCAGATGTGGGCTATCTTGTCACTAAAGTGGTGGCTGTTGATGTGGACTCTGGACAGAATGCCTGGCTCTCGTATAAACTGCAGAAAGCGACAAACCGGGCGCTGTTTGAAGTGGGCTTACAGAATGGAGAAATAAGAACTATACGTCAAGTAACTGATAAAGATGCTGTGAAACAAAGGCTCACTGTTGTAGTGGAGGACAACGGGCAGCCCTCTCGTTCAGCTACAGTCAATGTTAACGTGGCGGTGGCGGACAGCTTCCCTGAAGTGATCTCGGAGTTCACTGACTTTACGCACGACAAGGAGTACAATGACAACCTGACTTTTTACTTAGTCTTGGCTTTGGCTGTAGTCTCATTTTTGTTCATCACATGTTTAGTGGTTATTATATCAGTGAAAATATACAGATGGAGACAGTCTCGCGTCCTCTATCATTCCAATCTTCCGGTTATTCCATATTATCCACCGCGTTACGCAGATACTTTGGGGACAGGAACTCTACAGCACGTGTACAATTACGAGGTGTGCAGGACGACTGACTCCAGAAAGAGTGACTGTAAGTTCGTCAGACCCTGTAGTCAGAACGTACTGGACCCCAGTTCTACAGGGACGATGCAGCGGATGCAGAGTGAACAGAACATCCTGGATGAACCAGACTCCACACTAGAG ATTGAACTCAGAGGGACGCTGTTGGTCAGTGTGTTGCAGTTTTAG
- the LOC120061908 gene encoding protocadherin gamma-A1-like — protein MSSEGSLQPKCLRWRLCCGLRWQVLIFLLYFSHVVSGQIRYSIPEEMKKGSLIGNVAQDLGLDLKRLRAGRARIVTGESIQYTELQTDKGILVVSERIDREQLCGDVTPCSFRFEILLENPIELRPVTIFIQDQNDNAPQVLYPVQTGPDQSRLATPLVAEMVPRSADVGYLVTKVVAVDVDSGQNAWLSYKLQKATDRALFEVGLQNGEIRTIRQVTDKDAVKQRLTVVVEDNGQPSRSATVNVNVAVADSFPEVLSEFTDFTHDKEYNDNLTFYLVLALAVVSFLFITCLVVIISVKIYRWRQSRILYHSNLPVIPYYPPRYADTLGTGTLQHVYNYEVCRTTDSRKSDCKFVRPCSQNVLIMDHSSTGTMQRMQSEQNILDEPDSPLEDLV, from the exons ATGTCATCTGAAGGATCCCTTCAACCTAAATGCCTGAGATGGCGTTTGTGCTGTGGACTGCGGTGGCAAGTACTGATTTTCCTCCTGTATTTCAGTCATGTTGTCAGTGGCCAAATCCGCTATTCCATTCCGGAGGAGATGAAGAAAGGTTCTCTTATCGGTAACGTAGCTCAAGACCTGGGGTTAGATTTGAAAAGGCTCCGAGCGGGTCGAGCCCGTATCGTGACAGGAGAAAGCATTCAGTACACAGAGCTGCAGACAGACAAAGGGATTCTAGTCGTGAGTGAGAGAATAGACCGAGAACAGCTTTGTGGCGACGTGACGCCGTGTAGTTTCAGATTCGAAATCCTTCTAGAAAACCCTATCGAACTACGTC CTGTCACCATCTTCATCCAAGATCAGAACGACAACGCGCCTCAGGTTCTGTACCCAGTCCAGACTGGTCCAGACCAGTCCAGACTAGCTACCCCTCTGGTGGCTGAAATGGTGCCTCGTTCAGCAGACGTGGGCTATCTTGTCACTAAAGTGGTGGCTGTTGATGTGGACTCTGGACAGAATGCCTGGCTCTCGTATAAACTGCAGAAAGCGACAGACAGGGCGCTGTTTGAAGTGGGCTTACAGAATGGAGAAATAAGAACTATACGTCAAGTCACTGATAAAGATGCTGTGAAACAAAGGCTCACTGTTGTAGTGGAGGACAACGGGCAGCCCTCTCGTTCAGCTACAGTCAATGTTAACGTGGCGGTGGCGGACAGCTTCCCTGAAGTGCTCTCGGAGTTCACTGACTTTACGCACGACAAGGAGTACAATGACAACCTGACTTTTTACTTAGTCTTGGCTTTGGCTGTAGTCTCATTTCTGTTCATCACATGTTTAGTGGTTATTATATCAGTGAAAATATACAGATGGAGACAGTCTCGCATCCTCTATCATTCCAATCTCCCTGTTATTCCGTATTATCCACCGCGTTACGCAGATACTTTGGGGACAGGAACTCTACAGCACGTGTACAATTACGAGGTGTGCAGGACGACTGACTCCAGAAAGAGTGACTGTAAGTTCGTCAGACCCTGTAGTCAGAACGTTCTGATAATGGACCACAGTTCTACAGGGACGATGCAGCGAATGCAGAGTGAACAGAACATCCTGGATGAACCAGACTCCCCACTAGAG GATCTGGTATAA
- the LOC120061909 gene encoding protocadherin beta-4-like has protein sequence MALEEFLQPKYLKWRLCCGLRWQVLIFLLYFSHIVSGQIRYSIPEEMKTGSLIGNVAQDLGLDLKRLRAGRARIVTGESIQYTELQTDKGILVVSERIDREQLCGDITPCSFSFEIILEHPMELHPVKLMIQDQNDNAPQVLYPVQTSSSLVAEMVPRSADVGYLVTKVVAVDVDSGQNAWLSYKLQKATDRALFEVGLQNGEIRTIRQVNDKDAVKQRLTVVVEDNGQPSRSATVNVNVAVADSFPEVLSEFTDFTHDKEYNDNLTFYLVLALAVVSFLFITCLVVIISVKIYRWRQSRILYHSNLPVIPYYPPRYADTLGTGTLQHVYNYEVCRTTDSRKSDCKFVRPCSQNVLIMDPSSTGTMQRMQSENKIPGEPDSPLEYAC, from the exons ATGGCATTGGAAGAATTCCTTCAACCTAAATACTTAAAATGGCGTTTGTGCTGTGGACTGCGGTGGCAAGTACTTATTTTCCTCCTGTATTTCAGTCATATTGTGAGTGGTCAAATCCGGTATTCCATTCCCGAGGAGATGAAGACAGGCTCTCTTATCGGTAACGTAGCTCAAGACCTGGGGTTAGATCTGAAAAGGCTCCGAGCGGGTCGGGCCCGTATCGTGACAGGAGAAAGCATTCAGTACACAGAGCTGCAGACAGACAAAGGGATTCTAGTCGTGAGTGAGAGAATAGACCGAGAACAGCTTTGTGGTGATATCACACCGTGTAGCTTCAGCTTCGAAATTATTCTAGAACATCCAATGGAGCTTCATC CTGTGAAATTAATGATCCAGGACCAGAATGACAACGCGCCTCAGGTTCTGTACCCAGTCCAGACTAGCAGCTCTCTGGTGGCTGAAATGGTGCCTCGTTCAGCAGATGTGGGCTATCTTGTCACTAAAGTGGTGGCTGTTGATGTGGACTCTGGACAGAATGCCTGGCTCTCGTATAAACTGCAGAAAGCGACAGACAGGGCACTGTTTGAAGTGGGCTTACAGAATGGAGAAATAAGAACTATACGTCAAGTCAATGATAAAGATGCTGTGAAACAAAGGCTCACTGTTGTAGTGGAGGACAACGGGCAGCCCTCTCGTTCAGCTACAGTCAATGTTAACGTGGCGGTGGCGGACAGCTTCCCTGAAGTGCTCTCGGAGTTCACTGACTTTACGCACGACAAGGAGTACAATGACAACCTGACTTTTTACTTAGTCTTGGCTTTGGCTGTAGTCTCATTTCTGTTCATCACATGTTTAGTGGTTATTATATCAGTGAAAATATACAGATGGAGACAGTCTCGCATCCTCTATCATTCCAATCTCCCTGTTATTCCGTATTATCCACCGCGCTACGCAGATACTTTGGGGACAGGAACTCTACAGCACGTGTACAATTACGAGGTGTGCAGGACGACTGACTCCAGAAAGAGTGACTGTAAGTTCGTCAGACCCTGTAGTCAGAACGTTCTAATAATGGACCCCAGTTCTACAGGGACGATGCAGCGGATGCAGAGTGAAAATAAAATCCCGGGTGAACCAGACTCCCCACTAGAG TATGCCTGCTGA